One genomic segment of Candidatus Bathyarchaeota archaeon includes these proteins:
- a CDS encoding DUF1622 domain-containing protein, which produces MSFLSTAEDVFSNVASWLKLAAEISSVVLIGIGLVVSIYFLIQLLFSKQKKKQYLKLRLNLGRFLVLALELQLAADIIGTAIAPSVEQIGQLAAIALIRTFLNYFLNREIQTEEKESTEQESR; this is translated from the coding sequence TTGAGTTTTCTAAGTACAGCAGAGGATGTTTTTTCAAACGTTGCTTCTTGGCTGAAGTTAGCCGCGGAGATTTCAAGCGTTGTCCTAATCGGGATAGGTTTAGTGGTTAGCATTTATTTTTTGATACAGCTACTTTTCTCAAAACAAAAAAAGAAGCAGTATCTCAAGCTGCGGTTGAATCTTGGACGTTTTCTTGTCTTAGCCTTGGAGCTTCAATTAGCCGCTGATATCATTGGAACCGCCATTGCTCCAAGTGTGGAACAGATTGGACAACTTGCCGCGATAGCTTTGATTAGAACATTTCTTAACTACTTCCTTAACCGAGAAATTCAAACGGAAGAAAAAGAGAGCACTGAACAAGAAAGCCGCTAA
- a CDS encoding Rpp14/Pop5 family protein, giving the protein MKRSKRRYLALKLECEGLPSEREFMDALWGSVTRLYGEVGASQAGLVLIDCDAERKIFVVRASLVSLDCVRASVALVTSVAGVAACVHVLAVSGTIKALLAGL; this is encoded by the coding sequence TTGAAGCGTTCGAAGCGTCGTTATTTGGCTTTGAAGCTGGAATGTGAAGGTTTGCCCAGTGAACGTGAGTTTATGGATGCCTTGTGGGGTTCAGTTACGCGGTTGTATGGAGAGGTCGGTGCGAGCCAAGCAGGGTTGGTGTTGATTGATTGTGATGCTGAACGCAAGATTTTTGTGGTTCGGGCTTCGCTTGTAAGTTTGGATTGTGTTCGGGCGTCTGTTGCGTTGGTTACGAGTGTTGCTGGTGTTGCTGCGTGTGTGCATGTTTTGGCGGTTTCGGGTACGATTAAGGCTTTGTTGGCGGGTTTGTAA
- a CDS encoding 50S ribosomal protein L15e yields MAYKYIAEEWANPEESFVAELMRQRLILWRKQPTTLRIENPTRLDKAHQLGYKAKQGFVIARTKVRRGGLRKIRPKSGRRPKRMGVAKFKPAKSIRLIAEERTAKKFPNLEVLNSYWVGQDGRHKWFEVIMVDPSSPSIKADKDINWIAQKQHKKRVFRSMTSAGKKVRSLRRRGIGAEKVRPSHQRGAKKGA; encoded by the coding sequence ATGGCATACAAGTATATTGCCGAAGAATGGGCAAATCCCGAAGAAAGCTTCGTGGCAGAGCTCATGCGCCAACGCTTAATACTGTGGCGTAAACAACCAACAACCCTTAGAATAGAAAACCCAACACGCCTCGATAAGGCACACCAACTGGGCTACAAAGCAAAACAAGGCTTCGTGATTGCACGAACCAAAGTACGCCGTGGAGGATTACGCAAAATCCGTCCAAAGTCAGGACGCCGCCCAAAACGTATGGGTGTTGCTAAATTCAAGCCTGCAAAAAGCATCAGACTGATTGCTGAGGAACGAACTGCAAAGAAATTCCCCAACCTTGAAGTGCTTAACAGTTACTGGGTTGGTCAAGATGGCAGGCACAAGTGGTTTGAAGTTATCATGGTTGACCCCTCAAGTCCATCAATAAAAGCGGACAAAGATATCAACTGGATAGCTCAGAAGCAACACAAGAAACGCGTTTTCCGTAGCATGACCAGTGCAGGCAAAAAAGTTAGAAGCCTAAGACGTCGAGGAATTGGTGCAGAAAAAGTAAGACCCAGCCACCAGCGAGGGGCTAAAAAAGGAGCATAG
- a CDS encoding isopropylmalate synthase, whose product MELDQFYYKLKLKTTPIIDDSTLRDGIQMPGLAVGPKESAKIAQLLCDIGTERIELFHYQEPDKKAVKQIFDQNLPIRVAAWCRSIKEDIDSAVTLGFNEIGISHPVSNIHFQAKWPEKTHEQILANIVDVVEYAAKTCGLRTFVHGEDSTRADWEFERELINAVASAGAECYRICDTVGIGLSAPEAPLPNGITAKVVAIKKETKIGAIEGHAHDDFGNAVENTMAAIRAASGVWDKIYASTTCLGIGERAGNAETEKIILNLYLHYGIEKFAGKTVKLKESADYIGKAAGYIVPPNKAIVGDYGFAHESGIHTHGVISDPWTYEPYPPELVGNTRRLTIGKQSGKGIMKYKIQELSGNEPDEATVALVVEKIKDIYANGRRASLKEEEFKKILHNLKILPENGKGNC is encoded by the coding sequence ATGGAACTAGACCAATTCTATTACAAACTAAAACTAAAAACAACCCCAATAATAGACGATTCCACACTTCGCGACGGCATACAAATGCCCGGATTAGCAGTTGGACCCAAAGAATCAGCAAAAATAGCCCAACTACTCTGCGACATAGGAACCGAAAGAATTGAACTATTCCACTACCAAGAACCCGACAAAAAAGCCGTAAAACAAATCTTCGACCAAAACCTACCCATACGAGTAGCCGCATGGTGCAGATCCATCAAAGAAGACATCGACAGCGCCGTCACACTCGGCTTTAACGAAATAGGCATATCCCATCCAGTCTCAAATATACACTTCCAAGCAAAATGGCCCGAAAAAACCCATGAGCAAATCCTTGCAAACATCGTGGATGTGGTAGAGTACGCGGCAAAAACCTGCGGATTACGGACTTTTGTGCATGGAGAGGACAGCACACGGGCAGATTGGGAGTTTGAACGCGAACTAATCAATGCTGTGGCATCGGCGGGTGCGGAGTGTTACCGTATCTGTGACACTGTCGGTATTGGATTGTCGGCTCCTGAAGCGCCATTGCCCAATGGCATCACCGCCAAAGTGGTGGCAATCAAAAAAGAAACCAAAATAGGCGCCATAGAAGGTCATGCACATGACGATTTTGGCAACGCCGTTGAAAACACTATGGCTGCTATTCGAGCGGCGAGCGGGGTTTGGGATAAAATTTACGCCAGCACAACATGTCTAGGGATTGGTGAACGTGCAGGAAATGCAGAAACTGAAAAAATCATCCTTAACTTGTACCTGCATTATGGCATCGAAAAGTTTGCAGGCAAAACAGTAAAGCTCAAAGAGTCAGCAGATTACATCGGAAAAGCCGCAGGATACATTGTCCCACCAAACAAGGCCATTGTTGGTGATTATGGGTTTGCGCATGAGTCGGGTATTCACACGCATGGCGTTATCAGTGACCCTTGGACTTATGAGCCTTACCCGCCTGAACTGGTGGGCAACACACGACGATTAACCATTGGGAAACAGTCAGGCAAAGGCATCATGAAGTACAAAATCCAAGAACTCTCAGGCAATGAACCCGACGAAGCAACAGTAGCGCTGGTTGTGGAGAAGATTAAAGATATATACGCCAACGGCAGACGTGCCTCGCTTAAAGAGGAAGAGTTCAAGAAAATCCTGCATAATCTGAAAATTTTGCCTGAAAATGGCAAAGGAAACTGCTAA
- a CDS encoding TRIC cation channel family protein produces MIAASTNAFAGALLARRPDHYKGYTRIGIVLLAVIAGIGGGVVRDIILNQVPAAFTNPLYVILCTIMGVLALTISYRAGRKTYRKRSEEGNNVKEGALNYMATFSLPWYAAVGVDKALTAGVPVFPAIIIGIIGPTTGRFIVDLTSGVTPKHFVKGEFFVTTAILTSIIYYLLYVAGLSIWPATLISVAFGFTFRTITWRKGWEEKEPWEPKSSLKVAKPKV; encoded by the coding sequence TTGATTGCAGCGTCTACAAACGCTTTTGCTGGTGCTCTTTTAGCTAGGCGTCCAGATCATTACAAGGGCTATACGCGTATTGGAATTGTGCTTCTTGCCGTAATTGCAGGTATCGGCGGAGGGGTTGTTAGAGATATTATCTTAAATCAAGTGCCTGCGGCGTTTACCAATCCTCTCTATGTAATTTTATGCACCATAATGGGGGTTTTGGCGCTGACAATATCTTATAGAGCGGGACGAAAAACCTACAGGAAACGGAGCGAGGAAGGAAATAATGTCAAGGAAGGTGCCCTAAATTATATGGCTACTTTTTCGTTACCTTGGTATGCGGCTGTAGGCGTAGATAAAGCTCTTACTGCTGGAGTACCCGTATTTCCCGCAATCATAATCGGAATCATTGGACCCACGACTGGTCGGTTTATCGTTGACCTCACGTCAGGAGTGACCCCTAAACATTTCGTCAAAGGAGAATTCTTCGTTACGACAGCAATCCTAACAAGTATCATTTATTACTTACTTTACGTCGCAGGATTATCTATTTGGCCAGCAACGTTAATTTCGGTGGCTTTTGGGTTCACTTTCCGTACAATTACATGGAGAAAAGGCTGGGAAGAAAAAGAACCCTGGGAACCAAAAAGCAGCTTGAAGGTTGCAAAACCTAAAGTTTAG
- a CDS encoding PRC-barrel domain-containing protein gives MVSLDKLKGTDVYARRGVKIGKVEDVEVDDNNWSVKVVDVKMNEDVAKIYGEKAGFLEKKIVPLPAEKMGPIHEDNITLKEEFTDAEFEKLRSDIRTERHW, from the coding sequence TTGGTTAGTCTAGATAAACTGAAAGGAACTGACGTCTATGCTAGGCGTGGCGTAAAAATCGGCAAAGTTGAAGATGTTGAAGTCGATGACAATAACTGGTCGGTAAAAGTCGTTGATGTTAAGATGAATGAGGACGTAGCAAAAATTTACGGTGAAAAGGCAGGTTTTCTAGAAAAGAAGATTGTACCCTTGCCAGCTGAAAAAATGGGGCCCATACACGAGGACAATATAACTTTAAAAGAAGAGTTTACCGATGCAGAATTTGAAAAACTTCGCAGCGACATAAGAACCGAAAGACACTGGTAA
- a CDS encoding bile acid:sodium symporter — translation MSEVGSILIPLFALVFVVGSMLAMGLSLTIQMIAKPLKKVKTVAFALFANFVVMPLVTIGVLSVLPLQEDIQIAFYILALAAGAPFLPKLAQFAKADIAFAVGLMTLLMVATVIILPIFLPLMLSGITINPWDIVRPLLFLLLLPLGIGLLVRQRYEEFAKHTAKLLNSVTTVSLLALLFLFFIAYWDAIISTFGTGAIAFSIFFIAFALVAGYLISPKETGIRRVSSLGTAQRNISVGILVAAVNFADQPLVGVTVLIVSLVGLVFLMVTAGEWGRKSQKEKQSG, via the coding sequence TTGTCAGAAGTAGGTTCAATCCTAATCCCTCTTTTTGCTTTAGTATTCGTAGTTGGCAGCATGCTGGCTATGGGGTTGAGTCTTACCATTCAAATGATAGCTAAGCCCTTAAAAAAAGTAAAAACTGTAGCTTTTGCTTTGTTCGCTAACTTTGTTGTCATGCCTCTAGTCACGATTGGTGTGCTCTCTGTTTTGCCCTTGCAAGAGGATATTCAAATTGCCTTCTATATTTTGGCTTTAGCTGCTGGAGCCCCGTTTCTTCCAAAACTGGCACAGTTCGCAAAAGCAGACATTGCATTTGCCGTTGGATTAATGACGCTTCTCATGGTGGCCACAGTGATTATTTTACCAATATTTTTGCCCTTGATGCTTTCTGGCATAACAATAAACCCCTGGGATATCGTTCGTCCTTTGCTGTTTCTTTTGCTTCTCCCCCTTGGAATTGGTCTATTAGTCCGACAACGCTATGAAGAATTCGCCAAACACACAGCTAAACTTCTAAACTCGGTAACAACTGTTAGCTTACTGGCGCTGCTTTTCCTCTTCTTCATTGCATACTGGGACGCAATCATCAGCACATTTGGAACAGGCGCAATTGCCTTCTCCATCTTTTTTATTGCTTTTGCACTGGTTGCGGGTTACCTAATCAGCCCAAAAGAGACAGGCATAAGACGGGTATCCAGTTTGGGTACTGCTCAACGTAATATTTCAGTGGGCATTCTTGTTGCTGCAGTAAACTTTGCAGACCAACCTTTGGTGGGCGTCACGGTGTTAATTGTCTCCTTAGTCGGGCTAGTTTTCTTGATGGTTACCGCGGGAGAGTGGGGCAGAAAAAGTCAAAAAGAAAAACAATCAGGCTAA
- a CDS encoding arylsulfatase: protein MSLNEYKPGSRFSGIIGRTVDQSSPAWPMPLRAKEGVPNVLFIILDDTGFGQLGCYGSPISTPNIDNLAANGLLYNNMHTTALCSPTRSCILTGRNHHSNGMAGITEISTGYPDYNGYIPFENGFLSEMLLQKGYSTYAVGKWHLTPANEISGAGPYDRWPLSRGFERYYGFLCGDTNQYYPDLTSDNHSVMPPKSPEEGYHLTEDIVDVAISFIADSKQVAPRKPFFLYFCTGAMHAPHHVPKEWADKYKGQFDDGWDAYREKVFKRQKELGIMPANAELSRHDPDVKQWSECTDEEKKVYSRMMEVFAGFLSHTDYHIGRLLNFLKTIGEFDNTLIMVLSDNGASAEGGPQGSINENLFFNNVPELLEDNIKMLDKIGGPETFNHYPWGWTWAGNTPFRRWKRETYRGGISDPFIVHWSNGIKAKGEIRTQYAHAIDLVPTVLEALDIEPPSMIRGVAQSPIQGVSFAHTFDSPNASSKHHTQYFEMLGHRSIYKNGWRAVCPWPGPSFAEAGKPFGMPISADELTQLDAKGWELYNINEDVTENKNIAADNRPHLIEMIAQWYVEAGKYNVLPVDGRGVQRFAEERPQIALERTSYTYYPNTQPMPSDGAVKVLNRPHTIIIDAEISEGTDGLIVSHGASEGGYALYVKDGKLIFAHNYLAKAIYYVKSEKNVPTGRHKLRYTFEVTGKPDPANGKGTPGRGKLYFDDELVGQNDIPVTIPIAIGLSGRFSIGAAPSAPITPDYNGAFKFKGKIYSVTVDVGGENIEDSSAKMRNVMARQ from the coding sequence TTGTCCCTAAATGAGTATAAACCTGGAAGCCGATTTTCTGGCATTATCGGACGCACTGTTGACCAATCTAGCCCAGCGTGGCCCATGCCGCTAAGAGCCAAAGAAGGTGTACCAAATGTTCTTTTCATAATCTTAGATGACACAGGATTTGGACAACTTGGATGCTATGGAAGCCCCATATCAACCCCAAACATAGACAATTTAGCTGCAAACGGGCTGCTCTACAATAATATGCACACCACTGCCCTTTGTTCCCCAACACGTTCCTGTATCTTAACAGGTAGGAACCATCATTCAAACGGAATGGCGGGAATCACTGAAATATCCACGGGGTATCCTGACTACAACGGGTACATTCCCTTCGAGAATGGTTTTCTTTCCGAGATGCTTCTGCAGAAAGGCTACAGTACCTATGCAGTTGGCAAATGGCACTTGACTCCCGCTAACGAAATTTCAGGTGCAGGCCCCTATGACCGCTGGCCCTTATCTAGAGGATTTGAAAGGTACTACGGTTTTCTATGTGGTGACACTAACCAGTATTATCCTGATTTAACGTCTGACAATCATAGTGTGATGCCGCCTAAATCCCCCGAGGAAGGTTATCACTTAACTGAGGATATAGTGGATGTTGCTATCTCGTTTATTGCTGACTCAAAACAAGTGGCACCCAGAAAACCGTTCTTTTTGTACTTCTGTACTGGTGCAATGCATGCACCCCATCACGTTCCAAAAGAATGGGCTGACAAATACAAAGGACAATTCGATGATGGATGGGATGCATATCGCGAAAAAGTTTTCAAAAGACAAAAAGAACTTGGAATAATGCCAGCAAATGCCGAGCTTTCACGCCATGACCCCGATGTTAAACAATGGAGTGAATGTACTGATGAGGAAAAGAAAGTTTATTCCCGTATGATGGAGGTTTTTGCGGGTTTTCTTTCTCACACTGATTATCACATTGGCAGGCTTCTTAACTTCTTAAAAACCATTGGTGAATTTGATAATACACTTATCATGGTTCTTTCTGATAACGGAGCAAGCGCTGAAGGGGGTCCACAAGGTTCAATCAATGAAAATCTTTTCTTCAATAATGTTCCCGAACTGCTTGAAGACAACATTAAAATGCTTGACAAAATAGGGGGACCCGAAACTTTTAACCATTACCCGTGGGGCTGGACGTGGGCTGGCAACACACCTTTCCGCCGCTGGAAACGAGAAACCTATCGTGGCGGCATAAGTGACCCCTTCATTGTGCATTGGTCCAACGGAATCAAAGCAAAAGGCGAAATCCGAACACAATACGCTCATGCAATTGACTTGGTACCCACTGTTCTTGAAGCGTTAGACATAGAACCTCCTTCTATGATTCGGGGCGTTGCGCAGTCTCCTATTCAAGGCGTTAGTTTTGCTCACACTTTTGATAGCCCCAATGCTTCAAGTAAACATCATACGCAATATTTTGAGATGCTTGGTCACCGCTCAATCTACAAAAACGGCTGGCGAGCAGTTTGTCCATGGCCTGGACCCTCCTTTGCAGAAGCAGGAAAGCCATTTGGCATGCCCATCTCTGCAGATGAATTAACACAGTTGGATGCAAAAGGCTGGGAGCTCTACAACATCAATGAAGATGTAACGGAAAACAAAAACATCGCCGCAGACAATCGACCTCACTTAATAGAAATGATTGCACAGTGGTACGTCGAAGCGGGTAAATATAATGTATTACCTGTTGACGGACGCGGTGTACAGCGGTTTGCTGAGGAACGCCCCCAGATTGCGTTGGAACGCACAAGCTACACCTATTATCCTAACACCCAGCCGATGCCATCTGATGGCGCTGTAAAGGTTCTCAACAGGCCTCACACAATCATCATAGACGCAGAAATAAGCGAGGGCACAGACGGGTTAATAGTGTCACATGGCGCCAGTGAAGGCGGTTATGCTCTGTATGTAAAAGATGGAAAACTGATTTTTGCCCACAACTACCTAGCCAAAGCTATTTACTATGTCAAATCAGAAAAAAATGTGCCCACAGGCAGACATAAACTGCGTTATACATTTGAAGTCACAGGCAAACCTGACCCGGCAAATGGAAAAGGCACTCCTGGACGGGGAAAACTCTACTTTGACGACGAATTGGTTGGGCAAAACGATATACCTGTAACTATTCCTATAGCGATTGGGCTAAGCGGCAGATTCTCAATCGGAGCAGCTCCCAGTGCACCTATAACTCCCGACTATAATGGCGCCTTTAAGTTTAAAGGAAAAATCTACAGCGTAACTGTGGATGTTGGCGGAGAAAACATCGAAGATTCTAGCGCAAAAATGCGCAATGTAATGGCGAGACAATAA
- a CDS encoding ribosomal protein L13e gives MHHIKPIITKHSGKQVKGKGFSPNEMKAAGVNKNQMRKMGMPIDYKRKSEHAENVEAIKAHAAQTKA, from the coding sequence ATGCACCACATAAAACCAATCATAACTAAGCACAGCGGCAAACAAGTTAAGGGCAAAGGATTTAGCCCAAACGAGATGAAAGCTGCAGGCGTAAACAAAAACCAAATGCGCAAAATGGGCATGCCAATCGATTACAAGCGTAAAAGTGAACACGCTGAAAACGTGGAAGCCATCAAAGCGCACGCGGCACAAACAAAAGCCTAA